The Vagococcus intermedius genome includes the window AAATATCAAAAAAAGAACCTTATCTTGAAAAGGTTCTTGATACAGATTTCTATAAAATTTCATCTATTTTAAAATTGTTGCTTATGACCAAATAAATCTGAATGATTTCCAGTTTGAACGACCGTAAGAATAAGTTCTTCGTCATCAATTAAATAAATCAAAAGCCAATCAGGATTAATATGTAACTCCCTAACAGGACGTTTTTGTCCTACTAAAGAGTGATCATTATATTTCTCATCTAAAGGTTCTTGATTCACTAATTTTTTTAATACTTCTACAAAATCTTCTTCTTTATACTGACCACTACTAATCTTTCTTGTACTGTTTTTTAAATAAAGAGGTTTTTCTTAGTTTCAGCATATTATCCTCTATGACCTTAAATCATTCATAAAGTTATCTACAGTATCATATACTTGAGCCTCAATCTTGCCATCCTGAATAGCATAAGCTTCTTCAATAGCTTTTTTAGTCTTAGTATTTGGCTTATCTAGTGTAATTGCAAACGGAAAACCGTTAGCCCTGACAGCTGTACTTAAAAAAATTTTAATAGCCTCATTAGTAGATGTACCTAAGTTGTTGAACAGTTCATCTGACTTTTCTTTCAATTCATTTTCCATGCGTATTTGAACATTTTTTGTAGTCAACTTAACCACTCCTTTCTACTCTTTTATTCTATCACTATTTTCATTGGAATTCAATACAAAACAATTGACTATCAATATTAACGAGTCTGTTTGAGAGGAATATATATACATACATGATTTTATGTCATTTCATGTATATATATATATATATAAGTAACTAGAATTGTTGGATCTCATCTAAGAATTATATCCAACTATAAATGTCCAAAATAATAAATATAGTGAAACTAATGTAATTATTATCCCTAAAATTATGCTAAAAACAGCTGAAGATTTGCTTTGTTTTCGTATTTTTATTCCGGTAGCTATAAGCATAATCCCTCCAATTAAAAAAATAACTTCAAATAGCAATATAGGCCATTTTATTTCTATTGATCTTTGTATAATTTTCATAAGACACCACCTTTTTATCAATATAACGATTTTAACTAAAACAAGTTCTATTTGATATGCTGCCAACAAGATAGGATTTGTTTGGACATGTTACGAACACAGTATTTTATGCCATTTCATGTATTAGTGATAATAAAAAAATTTATCTAATTATTAAACGCAAGTTTTATACCTAAAATAAAAGAGAATATGGAAAGGACAACATACCTTGTTATGTTTAAAACCACTTCTAGGATATAGATACCAGTATCCATTCCGTCCTTA containing:
- a CDS encoding type II toxin-antitoxin system YafQ family toxin, translating into MSSGQYKEEDFVEVLKKLVNQEPLDEKYNDHSLVGQKRPVRELHINPDWLLIYLIDDEELILTVVQTGNHSDLFGHKQQF
- a CDS encoding type II toxin-antitoxin system RelB/DinJ family antitoxin, with protein sequence MVKLTTKNVQIRMENELKEKSDELFNNLGTSTNEAIKIFLSTAVRANGFPFAITLDKPNTKTKKAIEEAYAIQDGKIEAQVYDTVDNFMNDLRS